From a single Streptomyces sp. NBC_01264 genomic region:
- a CDS encoding acyl-CoA dehydrogenase family protein produces the protein MHLAPTEGQLRLRSELREYFGNLLPDGVPEDPAEQRALLRRIGADGLLGLGWPVEYGGQGRGPDEQFVFFDEAYRAGAPVSMVTLNTVGPTLMKYGTQEQKDFFLPQILKGELVFAIGYSEPEAGTDLASLRTRAVREDEGWLIDGQKIFTSNAQNADWIWLACRTDPEAPKHKGISIILVPTDDPGFAWTPIDTVGGLTTTATYYDSIRVPAGNLVGPEHGGWGLITNQLNHERVALAAIGMQAEDFYRGALDHARTPDPVTGERPADRPWVRSRLAEAHARLAAVRLLNWRLVQDVGAGTLAPGDASGVKFLGTESTVEVYRICQEVVGEEALIRGSGPGVFAGGELERMNRAAQINTFGGGVSEVQREIVAMMRLGMKGRKR, from the coding sequence GTGCACCTCGCCCCGACCGAAGGCCAGTTGCGGCTCCGCTCAGAGCTGCGGGAGTACTTCGGAAACCTGCTGCCGGACGGGGTGCCCGAGGACCCCGCCGAGCAGCGCGCACTACTGCGCCGGATAGGCGCCGACGGACTGCTCGGCCTCGGCTGGCCCGTCGAGTACGGAGGCCAGGGCCGCGGCCCGGACGAGCAGTTCGTGTTCTTCGACGAGGCCTACCGGGCCGGCGCCCCCGTCTCCATGGTCACCCTCAACACCGTGGGCCCGACCCTGATGAAGTACGGGACGCAGGAGCAGAAGGACTTCTTCCTGCCGCAGATCCTCAAGGGCGAACTCGTCTTCGCCATCGGCTACTCCGAGCCCGAGGCGGGCACCGACCTCGCCTCCCTGCGCACGAGGGCCGTCCGCGAAGACGAGGGCTGGCTGATCGACGGCCAGAAGATCTTCACTTCCAACGCCCAGAACGCCGACTGGATCTGGCTCGCCTGCCGCACCGATCCGGAAGCCCCCAAACACAAGGGCATCTCCATCATCCTGGTGCCCACCGACGACCCCGGCTTCGCCTGGACACCGATCGACACCGTCGGCGGCCTGACCACGACCGCCACGTACTACGACTCCATCCGCGTGCCCGCCGGCAACCTCGTCGGTCCCGAGCACGGCGGCTGGGGTCTGATCACCAACCAGCTCAACCACGAACGCGTCGCCCTCGCCGCCATCGGCATGCAGGCCGAGGACTTCTACCGCGGCGCACTCGACCACGCCCGCACCCCCGACCCGGTCACCGGCGAGCGTCCCGCCGACCGCCCTTGGGTGCGGTCGCGGCTCGCGGAGGCCCACGCGCGCCTCGCCGCCGTACGCCTCCTCAACTGGCGCCTCGTCCAGGACGTCGGCGCCGGCACCCTGGCGCCGGGCGATGCGAGCGGCGTGAAGTTCCTGGGCACCGAGTCCACCGTCGAGGTGTACCGGATCTGCCAGGAGGTGGTGGGGGAGGAGGCGCTCATCCGGGGATCCGGCCCCGGGGTCTTCGCGGGCGGCGAGCTGGAGCGGATGAACAGGGCCGCCCAGATCAACACCTTCGGGGGCGGAGTCAGCGAGGTCCAACGGGAGATCGTCGCCATGATGCGGCTCGGTATGAAGGGAAGGAAGCGATGA
- a CDS encoding DUF6344 domain-containing protein, which produces MAHRSTITSIWTTVLAALVALLTSLGFGAKVAQAAATPLSSSPAAAPAAAAVNRPAFMARRTWRAMMRGGSLPPTIKQRIRAEAHGKTPSVRRSTTALSAGSGTGSEPGVDDSVRSATIAAAVRVGAARREMALAA; this is translated from the coding sequence ATGGCTCACCGCAGCACCATCACGTCGATCTGGACCACCGTCCTCGCGGCCCTCGTGGCCCTCCTCACCTCCCTCGGCTTCGGCGCCAAGGTCGCACAGGCCGCCGCCACCCCGCTCTCCTCCTCCCCCGCCGCCGCCCCCGCGGCCGCCGCGGTGAACCGGCCGGCCTTCATGGCCCGGCGGACCTGGAGGGCGATGATGCGCGGTGGTTCGCTCCCGCCCACCATCAAGCAGCGCATCCGCGCCGAGGCCCACGGCAAGACCCCGTCCGTCCGCCGCTCCACCACCGCTCTGTCCGCCGGCTCCGGAACCGGGTCCGAGCCCGGAGTGGACGACAGCGTCCGTAGCGCCACCATCGCCGCAGCGGTTCGCGTCGGAGCCGCCCGCCGGGAGATGGCGCTCGCCGCGTAG
- a CDS encoding FAD-dependent monooxygenase translates to MQNRDVLISGAGIAGTALAHWLRHHGFRPTVVERAPALREGGYKIDIRGAALDVVSRAGVLDTVRAQRTDVRGGSIVNAAGKRVATLDGDTFGGRTGHDAEILRGDLNRILYDLTVGGADGVEYLFGDSITSATETADGIEVSFDSGTSRVFDLVVGADGLHSHTRALVFGPEERFIRDLGHYVSIYSVPNHLDLDRWELTYVSPLHTALTYSTAKDTGAKAMFLFASEPLEYDRQDVAQQKKLLAEAYAGESWEVPRLLAALDGAPDFYFDSLSQAHLDHWSKGRTALVGDSAYCASPASGQGTSLALVGAYVLAGELAAAGGDHTTGFAAYEREMRRFAEENQKLGPSNIKHMVMRTKRQISVQLTVLSLLGRLPGKERMMNKVMQPIQKAANSITLKDY, encoded by the coding sequence ATGCAGAACCGAGACGTACTGATTTCCGGTGCGGGCATCGCGGGCACCGCCTTGGCCCACTGGCTGCGCCACCACGGTTTCCGGCCGACCGTGGTCGAGCGCGCCCCCGCCCTCCGGGAGGGCGGCTACAAGATCGACATCCGGGGTGCCGCGCTCGACGTGGTCTCCCGTGCCGGGGTCCTCGACACGGTTCGCGCCCAGCGCACCGACGTCCGGGGCGGCTCCATCGTCAACGCGGCGGGCAAGCGGGTGGCGACGCTGGACGGCGACACCTTCGGCGGCCGCACGGGCCACGACGCGGAGATCCTGCGCGGTGACCTCAACCGGATCCTCTACGACCTCACCGTCGGTGGAGCCGACGGCGTCGAGTACCTCTTCGGTGACTCCATCACCTCCGCCACGGAGACCGCGGACGGCATCGAGGTGTCGTTCGACAGCGGTACGAGCCGCGTGTTCGACCTGGTCGTCGGCGCCGACGGGCTGCATTCCCACACCCGGGCCCTGGTCTTCGGCCCGGAGGAGCGCTTCATCCGGGACCTCGGCCACTACGTCTCGATCTACAGCGTCCCCAACCACCTCGATCTCGATCGCTGGGAGCTGACCTACGTCTCCCCCCTGCACACCGCCCTGACGTACAGCACGGCCAAGGACACCGGCGCGAAGGCGATGTTCCTCTTCGCCTCGGAGCCACTGGAGTACGACCGCCAGGACGTCGCCCAGCAGAAGAAGCTGCTGGCGGAGGCGTACGCGGGCGAGTCCTGGGAGGTGCCGCGGCTCCTCGCGGCACTGGACGGGGCTCCGGACTTCTACTTCGACTCCCTCAGCCAGGCCCACCTGGACCACTGGTCGAAGGGCCGCACCGCCCTGGTCGGCGACTCCGCGTACTGTGCCTCGCCGGCCTCGGGACAGGGCACGAGCCTGGCCCTGGTCGGTGCCTACGTCCTGGCGGGCGAGCTCGCCGCGGCCGGCGGCGACCACACGACCGGCTTCGCCGCGTACGAACGCGAGATGCGCCGCTTCGCCGAGGAGAACCAGAAGCTCGGCCCCTCGAACATCAAGCACATGGTCATGCGGACCAAGCGCCAGATCTCGGTCCAGCTGACCGTCCTCTCCCTCCTGGGCCGCCTGCCGGGCAAGGAACGGATGATGAACAAGGTCATGCAGCCCATCCAGAAGGCCGCGAACTCCATCACCCTCAAGGACTACTGA
- a CDS encoding alpha/beta fold hydrolase: MLSAVVTAGGDRMRWVELPGGGPARVYLHGLGSTSPAYFAATAVHPLLAGRRSLLIDLLGHGHSDRPEDFSYTLEAHADALAAVLEQAAAGGAELIAHSMGGAVAIVLADRHPHLVSRLVLIDANLDPTPPDPAAVGSSGLATYTEQEFLAGGWAEVRDRVGAHWWSTMRLAGRVALHRSAVHLAAGTTPTMREQLLRLKIPRSYLFPAEDGSLPGTEALEAAGVAVVPVPDCGHNIMLDNPEGFARAAANALAGD, encoded by the coding sequence ATGCTCAGTGCCGTCGTCACAGCGGGCGGTGACCGGATGCGCTGGGTGGAATTGCCCGGGGGCGGGCCGGCGCGGGTCTACCTGCACGGGCTGGGGTCCACCTCGCCCGCATACTTCGCGGCGACCGCCGTGCATCCGCTGCTCGCCGGGCGGCGGTCCCTGCTGATCGACTTGCTGGGGCACGGGCACAGCGACCGGCCCGAGGACTTCTCGTACACGCTGGAGGCGCATGCCGACGCTCTCGCCGCCGTGCTGGAGCAGGCCGCCGCCGGCGGCGCCGAGCTGATCGCGCACAGCATGGGCGGCGCCGTCGCCATCGTGCTGGCCGACCGGCACCCGCACCTCGTCTCCCGGTTGGTGCTGATCGACGCCAACCTGGACCCGACCCCGCCCGATCCCGCGGCCGTGGGCAGCAGCGGGCTCGCCACCTACACCGAGCAGGAGTTCCTGGCCGGCGGCTGGGCCGAGGTGCGCGATCGGGTCGGCGCGCACTGGTGGTCCACGATGCGGCTGGCGGGCCGCGTCGCCCTGCACCGCAGCGCCGTCCACCTGGCGGCGGGCACGACACCGACGATGCGCGAGCAGCTGCTGCGGCTGAAGATCCCGCGCAGTTACCTGTTCCCGGCCGAGGACGGCAGCCTCCCCGGGACCGAGGCCCTGGAGGCGGCCGGAGTGGCCGTCGTCCCCGTCCCCGACTGCGGGCACAACATCATGCTCGACAACCCCGAGGGCTTCGCCCGGGCCGCCGCGAACGCCCTGGCCGGGGACTGA
- a CDS encoding class I SAM-dependent methyltransferase: MSKPELAPQIEHFYSQVIDENDRLTMSADGRLELLRTQEILRRYLPSAPARVLDVGGGTGVHARWLVEDGYEVELVDPVIRHVEQAAKVCPSELGDARKLAALDSSFDVVQVLGPLYHLPELRDRQAALSEARRVARPGGLVAAAAINRYSSLFEHVTYAHLHTERLQTAVSKILSTAVHDGKGFTLAYFHRAEELVAEMRDAGLTDVEVFGVEGPAWSLLKAVEQSGTVPSEDLLASALTAARMAESYPELLAASSHLLAVGRVPEGGI; the protein is encoded by the coding sequence ATGTCGAAACCAGAGCTGGCCCCTCAGATCGAGCACTTCTACTCGCAGGTCATCGACGAAAACGACCGGCTGACCATGTCGGCGGACGGACGCCTCGAACTGCTCCGGACTCAAGAGATCCTCCGGCGCTACCTGCCATCCGCGCCGGCCCGAGTCCTGGACGTGGGCGGAGGGACCGGCGTCCACGCCCGATGGTTGGTAGAGGACGGCTACGAGGTTGAGCTTGTCGACCCTGTGATCCGCCACGTGGAGCAAGCCGCGAAGGTCTGCCCCTCGGAGTTGGGCGATGCGCGAAAGCTGGCAGCCCTGGACAGCTCCTTTGACGTCGTTCAGGTGCTGGGCCCGCTGTACCACCTGCCGGAACTGCGGGACAGGCAGGCGGCGCTGTCCGAAGCCAGGCGGGTCGCGAGGCCCGGGGGGCTAGTGGCTGCTGCGGCGATCAATCGCTACTCGTCGTTGTTCGAGCACGTGACGTACGCGCACCTGCACACGGAGCGGTTGCAGACAGCGGTTTCGAAGATCCTCAGCACTGCCGTCCATGACGGGAAGGGCTTCACTCTGGCCTACTTCCACCGGGCAGAAGAGCTTGTGGCGGAGATGAGGGATGCCGGGCTCACCGATGTGGAGGTGTTCGGAGTGGAGGGCCCCGCCTGGTCGCTCCTCAAGGCGGTTGAGCAGTCTGGCACTGTGCCCTCGGAGGACCTGCTTGCCTCTGCCCTAACCGCAGCGCGGATGGCTGAGTCATACCCCGAACTGCTCGCCGCAAGTTCGCACCTCCTCGCGGTGGGACGGGTGCCAGAGGGCGGAATCTGA
- a CDS encoding GntR family transcriptional regulator, whose amino-acid sequence MALLKYEEIAESLRSRIAAGEFTPGDTVPSGRDLAEQWSVSRATAIKAMDVLRNDGVVEARQGTGFIVTETPVARPAGSRQAGSARVSGGLPFLRVGAPDWSVPPNHIAEALRMESTAEVLRRVRVLQLPDGSPHSYVVAWFPPEVAEASPRLTQTAPIAEGTTRYVRRQTGRFPVEGTDTTTVRLASENESEHLALTEPTAVAVLLHTAYDQEGRPLVCEEGITPGFLYERVDSYSM is encoded by the coding sequence ATGGCGCTGCTGAAATACGAGGAAATCGCCGAGTCCCTGCGGTCCCGGATCGCAGCAGGAGAGTTCACTCCTGGCGACACCGTGCCGTCCGGGCGCGACCTGGCTGAACAGTGGTCCGTCTCGCGTGCCACCGCGATCAAGGCCATGGACGTCCTGCGAAACGACGGCGTGGTCGAGGCCCGACAGGGAACGGGTTTCATCGTGACCGAGACGCCTGTAGCCCGGCCGGCTGGTAGCCGCCAGGCAGGTTCGGCGCGCGTGTCCGGCGGCCTGCCGTTCCTTCGTGTAGGCGCCCCGGACTGGTCCGTGCCGCCCAACCACATCGCCGAGGCGCTCCGAATGGAGTCGACGGCCGAAGTCCTTCGCCGGGTTCGCGTGCTGCAACTGCCGGACGGCAGCCCGCACAGCTACGTCGTGGCGTGGTTCCCCCCGGAGGTGGCGGAAGCGTCTCCCCGCCTGACCCAAACGGCCCCCATCGCCGAAGGAACAACGCGCTACGTGCGACGCCAGACCGGCCGCTTCCCGGTGGAAGGGACGGATACGACAACGGTGCGCCTGGCATCTGAGAACGAATCAGAGCACCTCGCACTGACCGAGCCGACGGCGGTCGCTGTTCTCCTCCACACGGCGTACGACCAAGAAGGCCGACCGCTGGTCTGCGAGGAAGGCATCACTCCCGGGTTTCTCTACGAGCGGGTGGATAGCTACTCGATGTAA
- a CDS encoding DUF6284 family protein: protein MKSIAALQNLVTPWSDGLEPSDAELDAIEFELPLILAEVDLLDAEITVLDRAPAELDERRIRRARRKVLAARRSLINRSIASLPGGVA from the coding sequence ATGAAGTCCATCGCTGCACTTCAGAACCTCGTTACCCCGTGGTCGGACGGCTTGGAGCCGTCCGACGCGGAGCTGGACGCGATCGAGTTCGAGTTGCCGCTGATCCTGGCGGAGGTCGACCTGCTCGACGCGGAGATCACGGTCCTGGACCGGGCGCCGGCCGAGCTGGACGAGCGGCGGATCCGCAGGGCCCGCCGCAAGGTCCTCGCCGCCCGCCGCTCGCTGATCAACCGGTCGATCGCCTCCCTGCCGGGCGGCGTGGCATGA
- a CDS encoding DUF2637 domain-containing protein, whose protein sequence is MNRKAKTALVLALVVVVAMAFRVSWNALRDVARAIGADGTAATLYPFVVDGLMALALVAALVLTDDARRFALRVLAAYTLASLVLNYVHGLLPELHAESIDWTRLADWDPANWLLVLLATSLPVGSIYFGSDLVAKVLHHKPPIEPTTQETFQITVNRSTPDQGEPTVELPESEREVESSTPVAVESIEERPVLVAAAESPRPRRATGRVPAAARSTRPTRTDVELLGEARSLTESWPIEKLTGEGIRKALRTSPAKARIVREALKAERERDAAAVAG, encoded by the coding sequence ATGAACCGCAAGGCCAAGACCGCGCTCGTCCTCGCGCTCGTCGTCGTGGTCGCCATGGCCTTCCGAGTCTCCTGGAACGCCCTGCGTGACGTCGCCAGGGCGATCGGCGCGGACGGTACGGCGGCGACGCTCTACCCGTTCGTCGTCGACGGCCTGATGGCCCTCGCGCTCGTCGCCGCCCTCGTCCTGACCGACGATGCCCGACGATTCGCGCTCCGGGTCCTGGCCGCGTACACGCTCGCCTCCCTGGTCCTGAACTACGTCCACGGCCTGCTGCCCGAACTGCATGCCGAGTCGATCGACTGGACCCGACTGGCTGACTGGGATCCGGCGAACTGGTTGCTCGTGCTGCTGGCGACGTCGCTTCCGGTCGGGTCGATCTACTTCGGCTCTGACCTCGTCGCCAAGGTCCTCCACCACAAGCCCCCGATCGAACCGACCACCCAAGAAACGTTCCAGATCACCGTAAATCGGTCTACACCTGACCAGGGTGAACCCACGGTCGAGCTGCCGGAGTCGGAGCGGGAGGTGGAATCTTCCACCCCGGTCGCGGTCGAGTCGATCGAGGAGCGTCCGGTGCTGGTTGCGGCGGCTGAGTCGCCGCGTCCTCGTCGGGCGACCGGTCGAGTTCCGGCGGCTGCCCGATCGACCCGACCGACCCGTACCGATGTCGAGTTGCTCGGTGAGGCGCGGAGCCTGACGGAGTCGTGGCCGATCGAGAAGCTGACCGGTGAAGGGATCCGCAAGGCCCTGCGCACCTCCCCGGCCAAGGCCCGGATCGTGCGGGAGGCCTTGAAGGCTGAGCGCGAGCGGGACGCGGCGGCGGTGGCCGGATGA
- a CDS encoding RRQRL motif-containing zinc-binding protein, which produces MSLSFADCHDPTGRVHGLPTFPWRLAPDGLATRRQLRALGLRPGGQDIAGQVLRPRFRRGPLAAFLYRVDRAKPVRPMTPAKTAALAKANTARRTCPECRRDAGYVIPAQLGMCVPCAYPEGATP; this is translated from the coding sequence ATGAGCCTGTCGTTCGCCGACTGCCACGACCCGACGGGAAGAGTCCACGGCCTGCCCACCTTCCCCTGGCGTCTGGCCCCCGATGGCCTTGCCACCCGCCGCCAGCTCCGCGCTCTGGGGCTGCGGCCCGGCGGTCAGGACATCGCCGGACAGGTGCTCCGCCCGCGCTTTCGGCGCGGCCCGCTGGCCGCGTTCCTGTACCGCGTCGACCGGGCCAAGCCGGTCCGGCCGATGACCCCGGCCAAAACCGCCGCGCTGGCCAAGGCCAACACCGCCCGCCGCACCTGCCCCGAATGCCGCCGCGACGCCGGATACGTCATCCCGGCCCAGCTCGGCATGTGCGTCCCCTGTGCCTACCCCGAAGGAGCCACCCCGTGA
- a CDS encoding DUF6251 family protein yields the protein MNNLPELPAHANVVRLPDGTHVYADPATLPAAYAGPQVVHQHIHQAPPDRTVQRIALGSGVGAGAVAAGVYFGPLLIAALTAIAANIAFLAFLALVLGWAVHTVVKSVGSPHGTQAVKNVRKARRRG from the coding sequence GTGAACAACCTCCCCGAACTCCCCGCGCACGCCAACGTCGTCCGCCTCCCGGACGGCACCCACGTCTACGCCGATCCGGCCACGCTGCCCGCCGCGTACGCCGGGCCGCAGGTTGTCCATCAGCACATCCACCAGGCCCCGCCCGACCGTACCGTCCAGCGCATCGCCCTCGGCTCCGGAGTCGGGGCCGGGGCGGTGGCGGCCGGCGTGTACTTCGGTCCGCTCCTGATCGCGGCCTTGACCGCGATCGCCGCGAACATCGCCTTCCTCGCCTTCCTCGCGCTCGTTCTCGGCTGGGCCGTCCACACGGTCGTGAAGTCGGTCGGCAGCCCGCACGGGACGCAGGCCGTGAAGAACGTGCGCAAGGCCCGCCGCCGGGGCTGA
- a CDS encoding DUF6257 family protein, translating into MEKNPKFTVGEIAKLTWLTARMAKRGIASQTVYQGDLERKFERVIESARKREAQEAADKAEAEKAVRKAKAKAKALKTK; encoded by the coding sequence ATGGAGAAGAACCCGAAGTTCACCGTCGGCGAGATCGCCAAGCTGACGTGGCTGACCGCCCGGATGGCCAAGCGCGGTATCGCCAGCCAGACCGTCTACCAGGGCGACCTTGAGCGCAAGTTCGAGCGAGTCATCGAGAGCGCCCGCAAACGCGAAGCCCAGGAGGCCGCCGACAAGGCGGAGGCCGAGAAGGCCGTCCGCAAGGCGAAGGCCAAGGCCAAGGCCCTCAAGACGAAGTAG
- a CDS encoding ATP-binding protein gives MTDNVVPLFKDPSTSTDTVTAASPTPAPVAADVVRPVRVWRRTARGLRTAVTSEQSRTAARLVARHGMYVIGGTRITAKRTWDGRTASRYERMIRAAEAGGNFEEAKEWEDRLQRFRSGRHHRRMDLLRSAPDLAKSAAVGTGLTVGGLLLLGIVLAIANKDISWLFAPIGAVIEAIRMVVVVATVVWGPALVVGPWLALLALWGVGRRQQTAPQWTLPARQRDDAGAPITPSIVVTALRDLGIAPLRGAIKDMGDAGAAMLGPIRIAGCGVEVDVTLPSGVSTAEVQGRRRKLAENLARHEHEVFITLPAAARTVRLWIADSGALDEPIGPSPLTTDATMTANYKTGKAPWGQDLRGDAAALSVYQRHLLITGLSNQGKTASLRALALWLAKDRTVEFRIADLKGVGDWGMFDGLATTLIQGPTDEHVIEATEMLEGLAAEMDRRILAPPGTVFTPLVGIVDEAQVAFMCPAIGPDKRPYGGSKATSRYFMAVRKIHNQGRAVDVTLWEGTQDPTDQNLPKLVREGAHTRISLVLGTESQARMALGDKAIDGGAAPHLLRQGLDKGTVVVASDGISVPAGQASITVRTHFIDTEQAAEIAEQAKALRDGITTARTTDHGPALDPLADILTVLGTDSRVLTQDVLKRLAALNEKAYGGWSFLDLKRVLDGTGADPYKSEGRMSISRERLTRVLANRPDTGSASAAE, from the coding sequence ATGACCGACAACGTCGTTCCCCTGTTCAAAGACCCCTCCACCTCGACCGACACCGTTACCGCGGCTTCCCCCACCCCGGCCCCCGTCGCCGCTGACGTGGTGCGGCCGGTTCGGGTGTGGAGGCGCACCGCGCGCGGTCTGCGTACGGCCGTCACCAGCGAGCAGTCCCGCACCGCCGCCCGCCTCGTCGCACGGCACGGCATGTACGTCATCGGCGGTACAAGGATCACCGCGAAGCGAACGTGGGACGGACGGACCGCCTCCCGGTACGAGCGGATGATCCGCGCCGCCGAAGCGGGCGGGAACTTCGAGGAGGCCAAGGAGTGGGAGGACCGGCTGCAGCGCTTCCGCTCCGGCCGCCACCACCGCCGCATGGACCTGCTCCGCTCCGCCCCCGACCTCGCCAAAAGCGCGGCCGTCGGCACCGGCCTCACCGTCGGCGGCCTCCTGCTCCTGGGGATCGTGCTGGCCATAGCCAACAAGGACATCTCGTGGCTGTTCGCCCCGATCGGCGCGGTGATCGAGGCGATCCGCATGGTCGTGGTCGTGGCCACCGTCGTGTGGGGCCCCGCGCTGGTTGTCGGGCCGTGGCTGGCCTTGCTGGCCCTGTGGGGCGTAGGCCGCCGGCAGCAGACCGCACCACAGTGGACGCTGCCCGCGCGGCAGCGCGACGACGCCGGAGCGCCCATCACCCCGTCGATCGTGGTGACGGCCCTGCGTGACCTTGGTATCGCCCCGCTGCGGGGTGCGATCAAGGACATGGGGGATGCCGGGGCTGCGATGCTCGGCCCGATCCGGATCGCCGGATGCGGCGTCGAAGTCGACGTCACCCTCCCCTCCGGTGTCTCCACCGCCGAAGTGCAGGGCCGCCGCCGGAAGCTCGCCGAGAACCTCGCTCGCCACGAACACGAAGTCTTCATCACCCTCCCGGCCGCCGCGCGCACGGTCCGGCTGTGGATCGCCGACTCCGGCGCACTGGACGAGCCGATCGGCCCCTCCCCGCTGACCACCGACGCCACGATGACCGCGAACTACAAGACCGGCAAGGCACCGTGGGGTCAGGACCTGCGCGGCGACGCGGCGGCCCTCAGCGTCTACCAACGCCACCTCCTCATCACCGGCCTGTCCAACCAGGGCAAGACCGCATCCCTCCGAGCGCTGGCCCTGTGGCTCGCCAAGGACCGCACGGTCGAGTTCCGGATCGCCGACCTCAAGGGCGTGGGCGACTGGGGCATGTTCGACGGCCTGGCCACCACCCTGATCCAGGGGCCGACCGACGAGCACGTCATCGAAGCCACCGAGATGCTCGAAGGCCTCGCAGCCGAGATGGACCGCCGCATTCTGGCACCGCCGGGAACCGTCTTCACGCCGCTCGTCGGCATCGTGGACGAGGCGCAGGTCGCGTTCATGTGCCCGGCCATCGGACCCGACAAGCGCCCGTACGGCGGGTCGAAGGCCACCTCCCGCTACTTCATGGCCGTACGGAAGATCCACAACCAGGGCCGGGCCGTGGACGTCACCCTGTGGGAAGGCACGCAGGACCCCACCGACCAGAATCTCCCCAAGCTCGTCCGCGAAGGCGCCCACACCCGCATCTCCCTCGTCCTGGGCACCGAATCCCAAGCCCGCATGGCCCTGGGAGACAAGGCCATCGACGGTGGGGCAGCTCCGCACCTGCTGCGCCAGGGTCTCGACAAGGGCACCGTCGTGGTGGCGTCGGACGGCATCTCCGTCCCGGCCGGGCAGGCGTCCATCACGGTCCGCACCCACTTCATCGACACCGAGCAGGCCGCCGAGATCGCCGAGCAGGCCAAGGCCCTGCGCGACGGCATCACCACCGCCCGCACCACCGACCACGGACCGGCCCTCGACCCGCTCGCCGACATCCTGACCGTCCTCGGCACGGACTCGCGTGTCCTCACGCAGGACGTCCTCAAGCGCCTCGCCGCGCTGAACGAGAAGGCCTACGGAGGCTGGTCGTTCCTCGACCTCAAGCGCGTCCTCGACGGCACCGGCGCCGACCCGTACAAGTCCGAAGGCCGCATGTCCATCAGCCGCGAACGCCTCACCCGCGTCCTCGCAAACCGCCCCGACACCGGTTCCGCTTCCGCCGCCGAGTAG